One Solea senegalensis isolate Sse05_10M linkage group LG21, IFAPA_SoseM_1, whole genome shotgun sequence DNA segment encodes these proteins:
- the wdr36 gene encoding WD repeat-containing protein 36 produces MPGGGSLAGGGSSLFTGFRVLGLYSNHVPHALRFHQKHREFYLVTAVGKCLHTYNVNRLGIVAVSNSLPDDITYVAADRMLVFAAAGKVVSAFARNKEVVMRYEGHKCEVRLLLPLGDHLISADCGGEVIVWDAQGGDEYLHLQFDPNTFDVTAMMHPSTYLNKILLGSSQGALQLWNIKTSKLLYTFPGWSAGVTVLQQSPAVDVVGVGTATGRIIIHNIRMDETLMSFTQDWGPITSLAFRTDGPPIIASGSPQGHIAFWNLENRQLVAQQRHAHSTAVAAATFLQGEPLMVTNGADNTIKVWIFDQEGGGARLLRSRHGHSAPPTTINHHGNDGKNILSAGQDGTLQSFSTVHERFNKNLGHGSINKKKEKKKKKGLTYNALRLPAITSFSSATTRQSDWDSIVTCHRGRLAASTWNYQRCTMGAHHLLPPSSRRDTVAMAVAITSCGNFTVIGSSCGRVDVYNLQSGLHRGCYGDDEKAHSGVVRGVATDTLNQLTITAGSDTLLKFWRFKTKKQEVELKLNAAPANMMLHRDSGMLALALDDFTLQVFDIETRRLVRKFAGHHGNINGMTFSPDGRWLITVAMDCTIRTWDLPSGCLVDCFLVAMAPVGVSMSPTGDFLATAHVDSLGLYLWTNKSLCGPVGLRPLPADYQPVEETLPGVTADEQEQEVTSEETDDTYKSADQLGAELVTLSLLPESRWKSLLHLDIIKKRNKPAAPPVAPTAAPFFLPTIPGLTPQFTLASADEQETQSKVLSWGSMSQKTKFATALETAMDSGSFDHPLQLLKDCGPSAVSMELSGLAAEGSDSSLFMAFILMIDSMLSSGRDFDLAHGYLALFLKLHLRSLSQDPIAMETLHCLSTRLEAGWAELRASFDQSLCLLSYTKSALL; encoded by the exons CTGGGTCTTTATTCCAACCACGTGCCGCACGCGCTCCGTTTCCACCAGAAGCACCGGGAGTTCTACCTGGTGACGGCGGTCGGTAAATGTCTACACACGTACAAC GTGAACAGGTTGGGGATTGTTGCCGTCA GTAACAGCCTGCCTGATGACATCACCTATGTGGCCGCAGACAGGATGTTGGTGTTCGCGGCAGCCGGAAAAGTCGTCAGCGCCTTTGCCCGAAACAAAGAG GTTGTGATGCGATACGAGGGTCACAAATGTGAAGTGCGTCTGCTGCTTCCTCTGGGCGATCACCTGATCTCTGCTGACTGTGGTGGTGAAGTCATAGTGTGGGACGCACAGGGTGGAG ACGAATACCTGCATCTACAGTTTGACCCAAACACCTTTGACGTGACAGCCATGATGCACCCGAGTACATACCTGAACAAGATACTGTTGGGAAGTTCCCAGGGTGCACTGCAGCTGTGGAACATCAAGACCAG CAAGTTGTTGTACACGTTTCCTGGTTGGTCAGCAGGGGTCACTGTTCTGCAACAG AGTCCAGCAGTGGATGTTGTCGGCGTCGGCACGGCAACAGGCCGCATCATCATTCACAATATCCGCATGGACGAGACACTGATGAGCTTCACGCAAGACTGGGGACCAATCACCTCGCTCGCTTTCAGAACAG ACGGTCCTCCCATCATCGCATCTGGAAGTCCTCAAGGCCACATTGCATTCTGGAACCTGGAAAACCGTCAGCTGGTCGCTCAGCAGAGACACGCCCATAGCACGGCTGTTGCCGCAGCGACCTTCCTGCAGGGAGAGCCACTGATGGTCACGAATGGAGCCGACAACACCATCAag gttTGGATTTTTGACCAGGAGGGGGGCGGAGCCAGATTGCTTCGCAGTCGTCACGGTCACAGTGCCCCGCCCACAACCATCAATCACCATGGCAATGACGGAAAAAACATCCTCAGCGCAG GTCAAGATGGGACGTTACAGTCTTTCTCCACTGTCCACGAGCGTTTCAATAAGAACCTGGGTCACG ggtCCATCAataagaagaaggagaagaagaagaagaagggtcTAACATACAATGCGTTACGTCTCCCTGCAATCACCTCCTTTTCCTCTG ctactACCCGTCAGTCAGACTGGGACAGCATCGTTACGTGCCATCGTGGTCGCCTTGCGGCTTCAACATGGAACTACCAGAGGTGCACCATGGGAGCTCATCACCTGCTGCCACCGTCCTCTCGCAGGGACAccgttgccatg GCAGTCgccatcacttcctgtggtaACTTCACTGTGATTGGCTCGTCATGCGGACGTGTCGACGTCTATAACCTACAGTCTGGTCTGCACCGTGGTTGCTATGGTGACGATGAAAAAG CTCACAGTGGTGTGGTGCGAGGTGTTGCCACGGATACGCTGAACCAGCTGACTATCACCGCTGGCTCCGATACGCTGCTCAAGTTCTGGCGCTTCAAGAccaagaaacaggaagtggagctGAAGCTAAATGCGGCACCAGCTAACATGATGCTACACAGAGACAG CGGGATGTTAGCATTAGCCCTGGATGACTTCACGCTGCAGGTGTTCGACATAGAGACGAGACGACTCGTTAGGAAGTTTGCgggtcaccatggcaacattaACGGCATG ACTTTCAGCCCTGATGGTCGCTGGCTGATCACCGTGGCAATGGACTGTACCATTCGTACGTGGGACCTCCCCTCAGGCTG cCTGGTTGACTGTTTCCTGGTTGCCATGGCGCCAGTGGGCGTGTCCATGTCCCCGACTGGAGACTTTCTAGCGACGGCTCATGTTGACAGTCTGGGTCTTTACCTCTG GACCAATAAGAGCCTATGTGGGCCCGTGGGGCTCCGCCCCCTCCCGGCTGACTACCAACCAGTTGAAGAGACACTGCCGGGAGTCACGGCGGACGAACAAGAACAGGAAGTAACATCGGAGGAGACGGACGATACATATAAATCAGCCGACCAGTTGGGGGCAGAGCTGGTGACTCTGTCGCTGCTGCCAGAGTCTCGATGGAAAAGTCTGCTTCACCTTGACATCATTAAG AAAAGGAACAAAcctgcagcgccccctgtggcTCCGACCGCAGCTCCCTTTTTCCTGCCCACAATTCCTGGTCTCACGCCGCAGTTCACATTGGCCTCAGCAGACGAACAGGAAACACAG TCGAAGGTGCTGAGCTGGGGTTCAATGTCTCAGAAGACAAAGTTTGCGACTGCCCTGGAGACGGCGATGGACTCTGGGTCAT TTGATCACCCTCTGCAGCTCCTGAAGGATTGTGGGCCATCAGCAGTCTCCATGGAGCTCAGCGGTCTGGCGGCAGAAGGCAGCGACAGCAGCCTCTTCATGGCCTTCATTCTCATGATTGACAGCATGTTGTCGAGTGGGCGGGACTTTGACCTGGCTCACGGTTACCTGGCACTGTTCCTGAAG ctGCACCTCCGCTCACTGTCACAGGACCCCATCGCCATGGAAACATTGCACTGCCTGTCGACCCGACTGGAGGCCGGCTGGGCGGAGCTACGAGCCTCATTCGACCAATCACTGTGTCTACTGTCGTACACCAAGAGTGCACTGCTGTGA